From Carassius carassius chromosome 15, fCarCar2.1, whole genome shotgun sequence:
CAGCCTCTTATTCGCGCTCGAGCCCCTCCGCAGTTACAGGTCGCGCGCTGCTCCATCATCACGGGAGCTCGTGACTGACCGGTTTCTCCTCGCGCAGCACTGTCAAAGCTCGAGCGAGTGGCGCCTCCCCCTTTCCTCTCTATATGACCAGCCTCAACTCCTCCGCTGTTTTACACTGTGCTTTCCCTCTCAGACAGGAGATGTGCTCCGGATAGAACCGCGCTCCTCTTCTTGCGTGCTCCAAATTGCGTTTTTAAACGAACCCCTCTTGTTGCGTCCCGCGCACGTTTGTTTCCCCCCGTTCTCGTTGAGCTCTTTGTGCTTTTGTTTATTACAATGAAGGCCAGCGCACCGGTTCGCCCTCACAAGGTTTCTTCTGGCTCCAGTCAGCTCTCCTTGCGTTATTTGTCGGAGCGCAGCCAATGCAAAATGGAAGAGGAGGATCTTTTCTGTCTGCAATACGACATGAACGACTGCTACAGCCGACTCAAGCGCCTGGTGCCCACTATTCCGCAGGATAAGAAAGTCAGTAAAGTGGAGATCCTCCAGCATGTCATTGACTATATCCTGGACCTGCAGCTGGCGCTGGAGACGCACCCGTCTCTCCTGAAACAGACGAGCCCACCCGCCTCCACACGGACCCCTCTCACACAAATCAACACAGAGCAGGTAAGCAGGACAAGAAACCTCCGTGAACGTTCACTAAAACAACTGTGGTGATGCTGACTGTGCACGATAGTCTCGTTACGCACAGAAGTGAAAATAGTGCGTTTCTGTGAACTGCACCAGACCAAATGAGATGCTGTAGATCAGACTGCTGGAGGCCTGTGTTTCCTTGTTCCTTGTtgccaaaatgtaaaaacatgagcATTTTCTTAGTggccaattttatttattttatcttacaTATATcctatgtaatttaaaataatcttttagCTATTTAGGCATATATCTAAacctttgtatgtgtgtgtgtgtgtgtgtgcatatttattataGCTGTATTATCTGCTGtatgatcattattattttaaatgactccATGTACAATAGCTTAATGATGGTTATTGTGGCCCTCATGTCACCTCACCGTTAGCCGCAGTATGAATGAACGCACCTGTTTCCTTTGCTTTCAGAGGACGACGGGAGTCAATAAGGAAGACTCAGTTTTATGTCGCTGAAATGTTGCACACTGGTGAGTACATTCAATTCAATATCAAATATTCTCAAAGGACTCATCCCATGGCTCATGTAAGGTTACTTATAATAATTCATCCAATCCTAGATGGTTTCTTCAGCACTTCTGTGTGTAGGCATGTGTCTTGTTTTTTATGGATAGCCAAACACTgcttttaataataaatgaatcattttaaaatgatttctcaTCACAGTCCGTGTCACACATTCTTTcagttttaaaacataaaatggcTAATTCATGCAAATTATTtgatactatttaaaaaaaaatgatttctttaaaatatacattttagggTGTTGCTGCCAAAATACTGTCACATTTTTGTTTCTAAACTAATTAtctcaatagaaaaaaagcagctACATTAAAACACACCAAGTGTGTTAATCAGCCTGCATTAAGACCATTTCAAGCTTGAAGACATGCAGCAGTGGAAAAAGCCAGAGAAATGCTTTTCATTACCCAGAATCCACAGCCTAAGAACAGGGCTGAACTGTCAGGATAATTGGGTAACACACTTCTAATAGAGCTGGCAGTACATGCAGCTGCAATGGCTATTATTAATAGAGCCATGACAGTAAAAACCACATAGATAGAAGTTATTACCATAATATTCCTGTTAGTATGAATGCAGGTTTTTGTGGCAATCTGTCTACTTGAGCTTTCCGCTCTGGCTGGACTGTAACTATGGCTGCTTGACGCTGGCAGCGGCTCGAACCCAGCTGCAGGTTGTGCAATAACTGTCCATTCTATGGCAGTCTCGCTAAGAGCAGGGTTAGACGGTAGCTACAGAGTGAAACGTCCGAGGCGGTTGGCCCGCAGCTGTGTGTGGGAGCGCGTATACGCATGAGGTTAGCAATCCGGGCAAGCGAAGCACTGCGTTTGTTGTTTAACCCGGTTTGTTTTTGGGTTGTTGATCAAGCATGCCCTCTGTTTATTGGGTGGAGCCAGTCAGTCTGGAGCAGACAGTTCACACACCCCTTCTATTCATTCCTCTCTCACAGGTGTGCACTGAACCCATCCAAAGCCAAGCCCAGCTTCACCAGGGAATCCAACACACACCAGACCCAATCGCAGGGGAGCAGCACTGAAACTAATAGCTACTAAATcataatatgtaaacattttaacgTCAGCTGTCAAAGATGCGGTGAAGCCAGCCAGATTTCTCCTGTGCCCATTCTGTTCTCTCTCAGTGGGGGAAGCGCTGAATCTGGACAGTGAATCCAAAGCCAATGGAATTCCAATTGGAACATAACTAAAGTCTCCTCAGATAAAAAACCCTGCATCTAATTTGACTAAAAACAGCAGACTGTAAAGCTTTATGTGTCAAAATGGAAATGGAAACATCTGAACAGGGATCTCCCTACTCTTTAATATTGTAAAGAACTACGATAAGTGTTGACTTAAATAATACTGTACATAACAAGGAGGATGTTCTATAAATGTATGTGTAAGAGAATATATGTTCAACCAGCTGATTGtaattattctaaaatattttttatccaaAATGTTTTGTTCTGTAAATATTGTGTTTTCACATAAATGTAGTGAATGATTACATGATGTTCTGCTAATAAAGGTCTCGCATCATATTTTCTGTCCGTTAAATTAGTTTTGTGAGCACAATTACTAACGTATACAATAAACCTTTACTTGATTCCTGATGCATGAATATATCTAGAAACGGTTTCTTTTGAATTAGTTGATTGCTAAAGGCCTGGAATAATACTTTTCATCcgtataataaattatttgaaatgaatgagaaaattATTCTCTGAACAATCAATCAAGGAagcattttttttgtacaaaaccTCTCCAAATACATCTGCCCTAACGCAAGTTGTATATAATTTCACAATTCTTTTCGTATCATTTGAGGAATTTTTGATTTTTCCGTTAAGGTGAGAAATAATTCTATAGCATGCTTATGCGAGTATTGATATAAAAGAAATAATTCAGGCATAAATGTGCAGAATATTGTCCTTCCAAACAACTATGTGTGatctttgaaaacattttaatttctaaTTCAGATGTACCTATTCAAGTTTgcctcttttttttctatttttttttttttgtctacagaAGCACAACCTTGATCATTTTCAACAGTATATTTGagatattttctttaatatttgtaTACTGTTTTAAACCGTCTCACTTTCTATAATTCCATAGAACCACAGTGGATAAAAGACATAGTGTTTGAGGGAATGAAAAATGTCTTCAATCAACGAAACATATCGAACTGTCATTTATTTCCACTTTGCTCGCTGTCCTACTTCTGACGTTTTCATGTTTGCCATTTGTTCCTGGCAAACAAAAAGATTTGAAACATTTTTCATGCCATGTATTATTATCAGACTGCACTGAAGGAACTGTACGACGGCCTTCACAGTACGCACAGtgacaaaaatacaaaagatAGCTATGTATTGTCTCATATTATATTACAGATAAAATGATCTGGCCATTTGTCAATCTACAATAGAAaaccacttctttttttttcaatacaataCTTACTCATCTTTTTATAGGAATATTCCAAACCGAGtgatacaattttttattattgcattgtTAATTGTTTACCTATATGTGCTCTGCTCTATGCTTAAGCCTGCAGTCTCTTTTCTAATTGTGCCCCCTAATGGACCGATCTATTTTAGAGTAGATTATGCAGAAAAACAATAAGACAGTTGAACCAAATACGCAGATTCTGCAGGTATTCTACATTCTATCTCTGCTAACATTGTTTGCATAGTAAAATCAACTCCGACAAAAGAAAACCCCAAGCGTTTTTGCACAGTTAGCAGCTCCCCCCTTCTCTCTCCATCCCTCTCAAGGTTAAAAACAACGGAGCCCGTAGATGTCCATGGGATACTGTAGATACCGCCTGCAGATTTGCAGCGTCTCCCAGCATGCTCACAGCATCACATGTTCTCAGATTCTCAGGTTTTGTGCCTCTCAGCTATTTTCAGCCTCGCCGAAATGAGAAATTCAAAGAGGGCAGGGGAATATCGTGAAAAAAGATGTGACCCGCTGCCACCGTACACACTAATAGAGGCTCCTGAGGGCCCCTCATTCCCAGCAGGTACAAAATGCACCTGTGTGTTGCTACTACATACAGAGCCAACATACTGCTTATGTCATCCAGGTGTACAGTAGAACAAATATACACAGTGGAATAAGCCACACCTCCCCCAGTTGTCAATCATCTGGTctgagcatatataaccagctaTATGGCTATATTTGAGTAAGTGTTCCaagaatatttgtttattagaaACCCGCACAAGGATACTGCCCTcccacacacacttaaacagtaATCAATTTCATTATCACACACAGTCATATATTACTTTCTATAATAATTTTCCATAAACAagccggccagtgtataagtgtGTTAATCTGCTTTACACTCTTTGTTTGACTGTACACCTTGGTGGTTTTCTCTGCTGGCGCCTCGTCTGGCTCTGAGCAGTGACGAGGGTAACTGTGGGAAATGATCACATCCTGTTTGATAAGAACAGGCCTCCGTCTAGCGCTGGTCAAACTCAACGGAGCAGCAGTCAAACAAGGATCAGTGGTCTGGAAATGTTTTCGGCCAACAGAGTTATTATCGAAACAAGCAGCTCGGGCTGCTGTTGTAAAGTCGGGATTGTTTGAACAGGTGTGAGACAGTATGACATTGTGTGTTGTGCGCTTGTGTTAATGCGCCTGTGCGCATCCGTCCATTTTAAACTGTATTCAGTAATAAAAGCGATCACTGGAAAAAACAGTTAAGTCGGTTCAGTAATAGCTTTAAgattaatttttgtatttatttatttatttacttttaatttaattatacactACTAGTTAacacactatctatctatctatctatctatctatctatctatctatctattaatttGCTAGAagtaacagtaaatacatttacaatgttatgatacaaatactgttcttttaaactgtatCTTCATCAGTGAATCTTGAAAAAATTTATTATTGATTCcagaaaaatataaagcagcacaactgttttcaacattgctcatgttaaatgtaaatatatattcaaataaaaacgtttttttttttttttttaaatatttcacaatattactgttttgttttttaaattgttcaaattaatatttatttatttattttgaatatagaaAACATAATAAAGGAAATGCAGTCAAGCAGCAAGGTGCGACGCAAATCTTGGAACtgtttaaaaagctgttttaaatCATTTGATAAGCATCCCAGCATGAACATCTTACACAATATTACACAAGGTGTATCTACATTTTTGACtggttgtaaaaataataataattaaaaaaaaaacactattatatCCAGGCATCACTGGATTCCATTTTGGGGGCccaaaaaatgtgtaatttcacaAATATGCAAAGCAGCCATTTAAACAGCTATCGCCCACTTTTGCATTAAATCTACCTCACAAGACTAAAAACGCAATACGATTTGCCACTCAACCATGAACATTTAGTCTTCATTTTATGGTCATCAAGGGGCTTTATTCCCTTTCCTCCTGCTTTCTTGACCCCCCGCAGAGAGAAATGGACAGGGAGAGATGGAGCGAGCGAGCGGAACACGTCGGGTCCTGAACAGCACCTGATTACAGGCTAATAGCCTCAGAGTGATTGAACATTTCAGCCTTCTGGCTAATTGGTGCTATTTAAAGTAGctattagcacacaatggcagtCACTCACTCATAAACAAAGACAAGATCTGGCCTCTGAAAATATGGCAAgatggaaagattatttaaattTGGAGAGATTAGAATACAGATTTGCCAGTATTTAGTTGTAACTAACTAAAAGCTCAGCTCTTTTTTATAATAGTTTTccaatgacaacatttttatatatCACTTATGCTcttcagattattattttttttaaatatgtatgcttttaattgtattttttcaaaattattcatGGTAATAAAAAAACTCAATATAATGTTACTGAATGCCTTAAACATTAACAATACCTTGCACTTCTCCGTTTAATTTCTGACATTAGAGTTGAAATAGGTTTTTGGACTGGTATTCTGTTTCTGGATTGAGTGTATTTACGGTCTGTGAGGTTGAGATGCGCTTGGTAATACTTCATTTGGGGAGAGCTGCTCAAAAGCCTCTTGATTCATTCGAGACAAGTAtgagtttttataaataaagcataTTGGTtcaatatagatatagatatcgAATCTATTTCATTATGCAGGAGCATATGGAAGCACTTTGAGGGCTTGCGTGCCTGATTGTAAGTAAAATAGGCCTCTGCTGTGAGCACATCTCTTCCAGCCTCCAAAACACCTCATTCATTCGAAATCAATGTTTCTTATTGTGCCAGGCAGCGGAATGACCATGCAGGcgagaagaaagaaaatgaaaggaGAAAATAGGAGGacaaatgattaaaagaaaagaaaaaaaagtcaaataagaGTGTGGCGCGTAATATGAAAGAGAAAAGGCTCGGGTGGATTCATTGCCAAcgttcaggtcctgagagatggagAATGAATTACAGAAATGAGCCCTGTAAACCATGCCAGGCCTTTGCTTCTCATTCAAATGACTCCTCCCCTCATTTACCCTCCTATCTCTGGAGAATGAGTGATTAGAGAGGAGGGCGAGGGATCTGGATCACTGCTGTCAGGAAGGGACGCCAGCCGTGCTAGAGGAACATGACCCTGAGGTGGAATGATCACAC
This genomic window contains:
- the id4 gene encoding DNA-binding protein inhibitor ID-4, with protein sequence MKASAPVRPHKVSSGSSQLSLRYLSERSQCKMEEEDLFCLQYDMNDCYSRLKRLVPTIPQDKKVSKVEILQHVIDYILDLQLALETHPSLLKQTSPPASTRTPLTQINTEQRTTGVNKEDSVLCR